The segment TCATTAGTTCCACCTTATTAGTACTTGATAGGACCCTCTTTCCCCTTAGCACAGCCTGAATTCTGAGTGAAATTATATAAACGGTACCTTAAACCTTTATTACAGATTCTGATTGATAACTTCACTCTGTCTATTCCACTACATCCCAAAGATGATATAAATTCGTTTATACAGACCTCATTATCATGTTCGTGAATTCATCCTGAGATGTGTGCTTTGTCTCATGACACATtatcttattaaaggggttttccggaaccaaaaaaacatatgtcttttaaccccttcccgcaccttgccgttaatgcacgtcgaggtgagcagtaactttgcacaCCTCGACGTGTAGTTAAGTCAGTGCTTTGACCGCTAACCGCAGCGCGGCGCTAcactgcagcggcggttaactgtgcagggtgtctgcgctgcattccccgttgccaatcagtggcccatcgccgctgatttcggcagttaaccccttaattgcgcagTTCGATTTTGATCGCCACAATtaagtttagcgccgatcggcagcccccacgtgaaatcacggcggCTGgcgatggcaaccggacgccagacgatGACTtccaggctgccatgtacagaagcctatgaggaccagccggaggggggtcgtcataggcttcctgtcagtgtgactgtcacgtcacaattgcagttggaatgcattacactacgtaggtagtgtaatgtattccagcagcgatcagagctgcaagtctaagtgtcccctagtgggacaagtaaaaaaagaataaaaatgttttaaaaaaagtgtaaaaataaaagttataagtgacataaacaagaactgctttttttcctatagtaagtcttttattataggaaaaaaatgaacacgtaaaaaaaaaagtacacatatttggtatcaccgcattcgtaacaaccccaactataaaactataatattatttttcccgcccggtgaacaccgcaaaaaaaataaacaaaaacaatgcaagaatcactattttttggtcaccacccctcccaaaatctacaataaaaagtgatcaaaaagtcgcatgtacgccaaaatagtaccgatacaaactacaacccgtcacgAAAATAACAAGCCCcatcacagcttttttgactgaaaaataaaaaagttatggctctcagaatatggtggcacaaaaaataataaaacctatatacatatggtatcggcgtaattgtaccgaaccgcagaataaaatataatcgtcatcttgcttgccgaaaaatggaataaaaattatggcgatgcaaaatgtgcagtgttccaaaagcggataggatcgggtgccatttataagtgtgacactggcaacatatctgcggattattatttatttaccccattattataccctcttattatgcccctgatgtactctgcccagcctacatgtacccccacattataaactgaaataccagctaaACGCCagtgctactaccaagcaaaatctgcgctccaaaagccaaatggcgctccctcccttctgagtcctacagcgtgcccaaacagcagtttacgtgcacagatatggcattgccatacccgggagaacccggttaatattttatgaggtatttgtggcacaaactgggcacaacatatagtgcactaaaatggcacatcagtggaaaatgttcattttcactctgcaccatccgctgcgcattcaacccttcgcgcaccatgacttaatagcatgtcgtggtgtggggggtgatatatggagcatgtcacgcgctgagcctgcgccatacgctgcgggtgtcagctgtgtattacagctgatacccgggactaacggacagaaacaaatcgaacgcgctgttacaggagcttgtaaaaatgacaatatactgcaatacattagtattgcagtgtattctaccagtgatctaacgatcgctgattcaagtctcctagggggactaacaaaatgtgtaaaaacaaaagtaaatagttattattagtagacaaaatgtaataaatatttaaagtccaaaaagaaacccttttcacattttttctctaaagtaatgtaaaaaaatacacaaaattggtatcgctgcgtccgtaaaagtccaaactattacaatataccattattgaattcgcacggtgaacgctgttaaaaataaagaattttaaactgcaaaattgcagttttttggccaccttggctcgaccaaaaaatttaataacaagtgctcaaaaagtcttatgtaccaagaaatggtaccaataaaaactacagccctcacaccactctattgacggaaaaataaaaaagttgtggctctcggaaagtggggaggaaaaaagaaaaagcaaaacgtggatcagttcggaaagggttaatttctaatgaaaaaacagttatgaccacatgtggggtattgccgtactcgggagaaattgctttacagatgttggggttctttttctcctttgtgaaattgaaaaaatgcaacattttagtggaaacaatgttgatattaattttcacgccctaattctaataaattctgcaaaagacgtgtggggtctaaatgctcactatacccctagatagattccttaagtggtgtagtttcccaaatggggttacttttgggggcttccactgtgtgGTCCCTCTGTGGggtttgcaaatgagacatgacacccaaaaaacatttcagctaaatttgagcttcaaaagccaattagcgctccttcccttctaagccctgccatgggtccaaacagcagtttattaccacatatggcatatttccgtaatcgggagaatttgttttacaaatgttggggtgctttttctccttttattctttgcaaaaattaaaaatggctacgttttttcagaaaaaaagttgatttttacctttacagactaattccaatgaattcagcaaaacaactgaggggtcaaaatgctaactttacccctagaaaaattccttgaggggtgtagtttccaaaatagggtcacttttgggggttttccactgttttcatccctccagtgcattgcaaacgcaacacggcactgaaaactattccagcaaactcagaaatccaaatggtgcaccttcagttctgagccctgctgtgggtccaaacagcagtttattaccacatatggggtattgctataatcgggagaaattgctttacatatgttggtgtgttttttctccttttattccttgttttttaagaaaaaaagcagattttcatctttacatactaattcaaataaatgttgcaaaaaaactgtgggttcaaaatcctaactatacccctagataaattccttgtggggtttagtttccaaaatggggtcacttttggggatctttactgttttggccacacataacctcttcaaacctgacatggtgcctaaaatatattctaaaaaaaggaggccccaaaatcctctaggtgctcctttgcttttgaggccggtgtttcagtgaattagcaaattagggccacatgtgggatatttcttaaaactgcagaatctgggcagtaaatattgagttgcatttctcaggtaaaaccttgaaaaaaaaaattaattacaatgtattacaaatgaattttggggaaaaaaaatgaaatttgtaaatttgacctctactttgctttaattcctgagaaacgcctaaagggtttaaacactttctgaatgctgttttgaatactttgaggggtgcagttttcaaaatggggtgatttatggggactttctaatatataaggccctcaaagccacttcacaactgaactggtccctgaaaacatagccttttgaaatattcttgaaaatatgagaaattgctgctaaagttctaagccttgtaacgttctagaaaaataaaagaatcttcCAAAAACGATGcaagcataaagtagacatatgggaaatgtaaactagtaactattttgtatggtattactatctgttttactggatgcatttaaatttagaaaaatgaaaatttttgctaattttctccaaatcttggtgttttttacaaataaatatttaatttatcgaccaaattttttttactaacataaagtacaatatgtcacgagaaaacaatctcagaatcactttgatatttaaaagcattccagagttattaccagataaagtgacacgtcagatttgaaaaatcggcttcgtcctgaaggccaaaacaggctcagtcctgaaggggttaaacaagaaaACGTTATACACCGTGCAATAATATATTAATATAGAAGTGTtgcatggatttaaaaaaaaaaaaaaggaaaagattcggaaaacccctttaaatgtagacTGTGGCCAATATTAGACTAACATTATTAAATTAAGATGTTGTATGTCTAattagtatttaaccccttcacgactgccatacggttatatacgttctaactgccgatgccccgtgcagttagcacctGTATAAACGTcgacagcctggaacgggtttaatgagtgcagtgctgcttcagtgtgagcagcactgcactctcatgtcggccGGTGTTGAGACCCCCGGAATACaccctccactgtagatagtgccacccacaaccccaCAACTGTAGGCAGTGCAAAacgctctgtagatagcaccacctaagcACCTCCAGCATCAgaatcccctcctagagggagcccccgccaTCTTTCCATCCCCGCTTTAGATTGTAcccccccccctgctgtagatagcatcacaccccccactgtagaaagtgctGACTTCAGAtcacactggctggggattccgcttctagagagagcacctgacgtcactgtccatttggacagtgacgttaggggccctctctgggagcggaatccccggctgacACTctacccggggattccgctactggagtagcccctggtgtcacagagatcaggggcttcctgtaggagcggaatcttagGCCAGAGGGATACAGTGGTGCAATTTACAGAAAGGGGTGccatttacggggggggggggggtggcgctatctgcagcgaggatattgctaaatacaggggtatatgtcttatctacagggggtggtgctgtttacatgcgatgtggtgctatctacagtggggtgttttatacagggggtgtggcactatcgacatggttactgtggcattatattgccactatttacaggggacactggtgctatcaacatgggcactgtgtggcactgtgggcattatctacagggagaactggcatgatgtgggcactggcactatttacagtgggctctatctttatgggcactggcactatgtgggcgatgtggcactatctaaagtggtATTAcgtcactatttacatgggcactgtggtgttttcaggggtttgggacaaaaaactctaacaaataaaattcatccatttttttttttttttttttttaaacggccatgaaaaacggatggcaaaaacggtcagacggccagGAAATCGAGTcatattgatgcaaaacagccatgaaaaactgacagttgattcgttgtatttcacggtcgtgtgtatatagccctcttcactcccccccccacagcgatccagggtgacggagggagcagaggactaattgttacacagctctgcagtggctatatatatatatatatatatatatatatatatatatattttacaaaaaagtattttttttttaaatttttagtgatttgtgtgCTCATAGTAAgaattaaaaacactgaattaattaaactatctagaaaatgaaagcctcataactcttgtaaaaaaacaaagtaaaaatggtTGTGATATTAAAAAGCGGTTCCAAAGGTATTCTCGTTTAAAAacgtgcatatcaaaaatggaaaatttcatgacccttggtcatgaaagggttgaaGGGCCAAATGTGTTGGCAGAGAATAGACAAGGTTCTgcttttccccaaaaaatgttttattaagtcAAGTTTATTTAATAAATTAATAGTGGAGGACTGAGTGTAGACCAGAAACCTGGACTGTCATGGATTTATCCTAAAGTGTTATACAAAGCgttataaggctggaatcacacacacagtttttgagCTGAAGCCAGGCGTGGATTCAAAAGGCACGGCTTAAACTTCTTCCTGcttgatccacttctgactttggctcaaaacactgcatgtgtgtttccagcgTAATAcgaatgttataaatttgttaaCTTTTCTGTTTTGAAACAAaatcacaaaacaaatttttaatcataacagaaaatcccagtaagaactctgagggaaGCTTCACGTTATTGCTAAATTGTAAAGaagaagatgaagatatcatgcagcagtcttcaggagaaaacctaaTTTCCCTTAATGTACATCCAGTACTTCACAGTAAAGACCTATCATGTAATTTCACTAATCATGAGGAACcttctgaccaatcacagctcagtACCACAAttaccacaagtacagctcaggaaaagggtaaaaggtttcaatgtggtaaacCGTTCGCAAAAATCTCAGGTCTTCTGACAGAGAAAAGGATTCCCACAGGGGAGAAGTTGTATTCATGTTCATTatgtgagaaatgttttacagataaatcacatcttgctaaacatgagagaagtcacacaggaaggaagccatattcatgttcagaatgtgggaaatgttttacatacaaatcacatcttgttatgcatgagagaagtcacacaggagagaagccgtattcatgttcagaatgtgggaaatgttttgcacgaaaatcaaatcttgttacacatgagagaattcacacaggagagaagccatattcatgttcagaatgtgggaaatgttttacagatagatcacatcttgttatacatgagagaagtcacacaggggagcagccatattcatgttcagaatgtaggaaatgtttttcaaaaaaatcaaatcttgttacacatgagagaattcatacTGGAGCGAAGCCATatttatgttcagaatgtgggaaatgttttgcacgaaaatcaaatcttgttacacatgaaataattcacacaggagagaagccgtattcatgttcagaatgtgggaaaagttTTGTACAAAAATCATATCTTATTACACATAAGAGAATTCACATAGGAGAgaaaccgtattcatgttcagaatgtgggaaatgttttaaagtTCGATCACAGctagttacacatgagagaattcacacaggagagaagccacatTCGTAGACTAAAAAATGGTTTACACCGTATCTAATAgaaattccaaaaattgcagtaGATATCCTGCAAAGTGCCGTTTTAGGAAAAAGCTAAATTAGTGAAAAAAGACTCCGGAAACATAGCAGGTACTCTTTGAGATATTAAATAATttgtattcatttattatttgaaTTATAGAAAAATTTGTAGAAATACTTTTCAAAACATTGTACATAATAATTAAAAACACCACCTGGCCAGGTTCTAATATAAATGCAAATAGACTATGTTCCTATTCCAAAGTCCAGATGTACCCCATCTATGTGTTGgctaaacaaagttacaattttAAATATACAATAAGCAATTCAATAGCCCATCAAAAAGTACAAAATTATTAATGCAGAGGAAATAATgtaactagatttttttttttttaacctagcaGGTTCTTCCTTTTAAATCAAATAACCGCTTGACCTAATTCACATTTGCAAAACTAGAAGtaggtccaaaacatggaagacatgtaaatctttccattatacttttctctgtttatgttccgcttccagttttggcttacaaatacggaTCAAAAATACTAACCAAACTatgcaagtgtgaatgaggccttataaaggaaaaaaagcctgCTAAAGGTTATTTTTCCCAAAGGGGCAGAACCAGGTATTTGAGCCATAGAAAGAGATGGCATATCCgtgaagtgtttttttttgttcaaaaaattattgcaaattgaattaaaaaaataattctatcaccttttatctttttatactgtatgaataaagattaaaggggttttccaccttctgacaactgatgatctattcactgaataggtcatcagtatatcatcagtgcaaGTCTgatacccggaccccgcaccgataagccgctccggtggcctgcgggcatcggatgttatggcacataatgctatgtatggagcccggaagcagttggctcagtACATAGCACAGCgactgtgctgcagaactgcaggtccactCCTATTCAATTGAATAGGTGCAGAGCTCCAAtagtgcagctcggccgctattccgtggctggagctaagtgcttccagcatgtacgtccggtcatcagttgtcaaaaggtggaaaacgcctttaaatatagatacacatgtcaacatttgtaaaaaaaaataaattacacggGGTGTCCTTACATGACTGTAGTCAGAGATATAGACACTGCAGGGTCCATACACGTGTAATTTTGAAGAATAAGATAATGATTGTGAGTAAGACTAAAACGACATTCGTTTTGAACTTACACGTGAAAAacattacaccgcgttccaaattattatgcaaatgttatttttcgctgatttccctaaatagtcgatgcaaatgacagtcagtataattttcaagccatcaaccgttggagtataatgcaaattttattcaacaaatctaatgataacaaattttttaatttagaagtaaaaaactcaaaatgcactgtttcaaattattatgcacaacagagatcaaaacctttttaaaggttgtaaagagaactaaaatggtaatttgttgaatttgcagcatcaggaagtcatatttacagaaataaaatgctttttcaatcaaaaagaaataaacaggccaagttacatgttaacataggaccccttcgttgatatcaccttcacaattcttgcgtccattgaatttgtgagtatttggacactttctgcttgaatatctttgcaggaggtcagaataacctccaagagcttctgttttgatgtgaactgcctccgaccctcatagatattttgcttgaggatgctccaaaggttctcaatagggttgaggtcaggggaacatgggggccacaccatgagtttctctccttttatgcccatagcagccaatgacacagaggtattctttgcagcatgagatggttcattgtcatgcatgaagataatttttctacggaaggcacggttcttctttttgtactacGGAATAAAGTGGTCAGTTATAAACTCTACGTtcattgcagaggtcattttcacaccgtcagggaccctaaaggggcctacccgctctctccccatgattccagcccaaaacatgactccgccatctCCTTgcggacgtcgcagccttgttggcacatggtggccattcaccaaccatccactactccatccatctggaccatccagggttgcacggcactcattagTAAACAAcaaggtttgaaaattagtcttcatgtatttctgagcccactgcaaccgtttctgcttgtgaggggggcccgaataatagctttatgcacaattgcaaacctctggaggatcctacaccttgaggttcgcgggactacagaggcaccagcggcttcaaatacctgtttgctgctttgcaatggcattttagcagctgctctcctaatcctattaatttgtctggcagaaaccttcctcattatgcctttatctgaacgaatccGTCTGTGCTCTGAGTCAGCCACAAaacttttcacagtatgatgatcacgcttaagttttcttgaaatatccaatgttttcataccttgtccaaggtattgcacaatttcacacttttcggcagcagagagatcctttttctttcccatattgcttgaaacctgcggcctgcttaataatgtggaacgtccttcttaagtagttttcctttgattgggcacacctggcaaactaattatcacaggtgtctgagattgattgcaATGATCCAAagtaccctaagacacaataccatccatgagtttaattgaaaaactaataattaaatgtttgacacttaaatccaatgtgcataataatttggaacacggtgtatagttgTGTTACCTTCCACAGAGGAGGTTTTTACATGAACTACCGTTCCTATCCTGACACGGCGGCGCATTGATCTCCCATCATTTTACACTAAACCTCATGTGTAACGTTGTGTTTTTcgagttttttaaccccttaacaacatccAACGTAATAGTATGTTGTTGTCGTTAGTTACTG is part of the Rhinoderma darwinii isolate aRhiDar2 unplaced genomic scaffold, aRhiDar2.hap1 Scaffold_4437, whole genome shotgun sequence genome and harbors:
- the LOC142715458 gene encoding uncharacterized protein LOC142715458: MEEWEYLEGHKDLYEEVMMEDYRPRTSQDGSSRRNPPERSPSPLYSQDCPEENHNVPENHQGEDLTNNKAEDEEEEERVRGDTPCKSEVEEEIPGGVTTENPSKNSEGSFTLLLNCKEEDEDIMQQSSGENLISLNVHPVLHSKDLSCNFTNHEEPSDQSQLSTTITTSTAQEKGKRFQCGKPFAKISGLLTEKRIPTGEKLYSCSLCEKCFTDKSHLAKHERSHTGRKPYSCSECGKCFTYKSHLVMHERSHTGEKPYSCSECGKCFARKSNLVTHERIHTGEKPYSCSECGKCFTDRSHLVIHERSHTGEQPYSCSECRKCFSKKSNLVTHERIHTGAKPYLCSECGKCFARKSNLVTHEIIHTGEKPYSCSECGKSFVQKSYLITHKRIHIGEKPYSCSECGKCFKVRSQLVTHERIHTGEKPHS